The following proteins come from a genomic window of Penaeus monodon isolate SGIC_2016 chromosome 22, NSTDA_Pmon_1, whole genome shotgun sequence:
- the LOC119587634 gene encoding NK-tumor recognition protein-like (The sequence of the model RefSeq protein was modified relative to this genomic sequence to represent the inferred CDS: added 58 bases not found in genome assembly), giving the protein MITQDTDSHPKLKKMKTKKAKFXXXXXXXXXXGLENPESDSESDNLDLSQPLYPLSHYISDQEDLVNQMFSTIRGSKFQAMLPPVLQGIPLKELKKLCLHELQGMSKKRILCIINAQEMEGSSGSEEEEEEENMQGTNGTEKDEASSRQEKRQAGTDSVVPDYLLKKIKVEPGSESAKEGAQEPKSVMELLELQMRARIIKTMLEKDDGKKLTEDAIAAVIGNTKLTEDLRKVGEEKVTKESEKNTVSKERKEAETQPERRSRSSSRRREHRPEDRRIRGRRSNPDKRKRDRSGSSNYEEDKRASKHSQESDAQVRKKKKISRKEFEERMKRAKKNRTYRQRKVSEDEDKLKDAEQDKPAEEPKPKMKGTVVTDQNGASKEGNKPAVSKDVADANEATTKTEAEAPAEVSEKEEGEWDSNEEEEGACTPSDASGASDYDSSPGVRRRSYSRSWTRSYSRSPSRTVSNKRLNDGRNREPGKTVNAVKPLSQKPVKDEEENWGQKCDIEFVDSEEDFDEIDTSKKGSTQSKQTQKSNIIERASISFSLQKKPGPSIKQNVDLDDLPLKNTRTSSNNCSNQSNVEAVIEDVKLPQEKKTEEIVISSDSEAEEKTQSAAAAGGESSSSPKDKAAVNLPKKHDQTKLSTKKGSKPDMSNTEENRSDKVNSPEVAEKSQKVESEVQNENFQTTPEASKCKAVKTKTGVFSQNENKTDEDNNQDNLMEDVKGKSADEDDQEQQTDEKTHEEKTVEPSSISKKANSSTNDEQEKESTAEQQVDVADDKNKLRDVQDQSDLVGDFKEQEEGNSNSDSQNEPDKFVQNVEKQLSSDENTENGKGIGSEENVNLDALGEKASDAVTVNDNSSLKISESMTTGAENHEKNQVKASMDNTEVQERPKEPVEDETENFYKGAEQLTFSDDNKDQDVDVEELKADNHAIQPMRIETGLIRKPVLRHPKIEMKVPEKSWGDVLVMEGVGYLKTTLSENSASPLSQENSEGTVNVCETDNTSKIEEAQVESAASTSKSTSAGEMHTEPNSQDSQETSLSSQDDVVSYEDYEPKNDSESRKKGGSETEIIGVIEASNDPSNDQFDLDLGGSSWSMRWLQSEKVQKVVTSSKMLSRVRKKIQKKDKATKASAPEKAEDSQKKLPEPQVSVIGSIEEYERLFGMKVTKPSEESKSAPESKSAEGTEQKNENVEEVPKTSKKVPAFGSDDEGEDSEEEALWSKIIGK; this is encoded by the exons GGTATTCCTCTCAAGGAGCTCAAAAAACTCTGCCTGCACGAGTTACAGGGCATGAGTAAGAAGCGAATCCTGTGTATAATCAATG CCCAAGAGATGGAAGGCTCATCAGgaagcgaagaggaggaagaggaggaaaacatgCAGGGGACAAACGGCACAGAAAAAGACGAAGCAAGCAGTcg gcaGGAGAAAAGACAAGCAGGCACAGATTCTGTGGTTCCTGATTACCTTCTGAAGAAGATCAAAGTTGAACCGGGGTCAGAGTCAGCTAAAGAAGGAGCTCAAGAACCCAAGAGTGTTATGGAACTTTTGGAATTACAAATGCGAGCACGGATTATCAAGACGATGCTAGAAAAAGATGATGGCAAGAAGCTCACTGAAGATGCCATTGCAGCAGTTATAGGAAATACTAAATTGACAGAAGACCTGAGGAAAGTGGGTGAAGAGAAAGTTACAAAGGAGAGTGAAAAGAACACCGTGtctaaagagaggaaagaggcagaGACCCAGCcagagagaaggagcagaagcaGTAGTCGTAGAAGAGAGCACAGGCCTGAGGACAGGAGGATCAGAGGTAGAAGAAGTAAcccagataagagaaagagagaccgaagtGGAAGTAGTAATTATGAAGAGGACAAAAGGGCTTCCAAACATTCCCAGGAATCAGATGCAcaagtgaggaagaagaaaaagatttctCGCAAGGAATTTGAGGAGCGCATGAAGCGAGCCAAGAAGAACAGGACATACAGACAGCGGAAAGTTTCTGAGGACGAAGACAAGTTAAAAGATGCTGAGCAAGATAAACCTGCAGAAgaaccaaaacccaaaatgaaaggGACTGTGGTTACAGACCAAAATGGGGCATCAAAGGAAGGGAATAAACCAGCTGTTTCAAAGGATGTGGCTGATGCCAAT GCGAGTGGGACagtaatgaagaggaagagggagcatGTACACCTAGTGATGCTTCAGGTGCAAGCGATTATGATTCATCTCCAGGTGTCAGGAGGAGGAGCTACAGCAGGAGCTGGACCAGAAGCTACAGTCGAAGTCCATCAAGAACC GTAAGTAATAAGAGACTGAATGATGGGAGAAATCGGGAACCAGGTAAAACAGTTAACGCAGTTAAACCATTAAGCCAAAAACCTgtcaaagatgaagaggaaaactgGGGCCAGAAGTGTGATATCGAATTTGTTGATTCTGAGGAAGATTTTGATGAGATTGATACAAGCAAAAAGGGGTCAACGCAAtcaaaacaaactcaaaaaagtaatattattgaAAGAGCAAGCATCAGCTTTTCTTTGCAAAAGAAACCTGGACCAAGCATAAAACAAAATGTTGACCTTGATGATCTGCCATTGAAAAATACAAGGACTAGTAGTAATAATTGCTCTAACCAATCAAATGTAGAGGCTGTTATTGAGGATGTAAAGTTGCCtcaggaaaagaagacagaggagatTGTAATAAGTTCAGACAGTGAAGCTGAAGAAAAGACACAATCAGCTGCTGCTGCAGGAGGAGAATCAAGCTCATCACCCAAAGACAAGGCAGCAGTTAATTTACCTAAGAAGCATGATCAGACAAAATTATCGACAAAGAAAGGATCCAAACCAGATATGTCAAATACAGAAGAGAATAGATCAGACAAAGTAAATTCACCTGAGGTTGCAGAAAAATCTCAGAAAGTGGAAAGTGAAGTTCAGAATGAAAATTTTCAGACCACACCAGAGGCAAGTAAATGCAAAGCAGTCAAAACCAAAACAGGAGTTTTCTctcagaatgaaaataaaactgatgaagataataatcaagataaccTGATGGAAGATGTTAAGGGAAAATCTGCAGATGAAGATGACCAAGAACAGCAGACAGATGAAAAGACCCATGAAGAGAAAACAGTGGAACCATCTTCCATTTCTAAAAAAGCTAACAGCAGTACAAATGATGAGCAGGAAAAGGAATCAACAGCAGAGCAGCAAGTTGATGTtgcagatgataaaaataagttaaGAGACGTACAAGATCAGAGTGATTTGGTTGGTGATTtcaaagaacaggaagaaggtAACAGTAACTCGGATTCCCAAAATGAACCAGATAAGTTTGTCCAGAATGTTGAGAAGCAGTTAAGTAGTGATGAGAATACAGAAAATGGCAAGGGCATTGGTAGTGAGGAAAATGTAAATTTAGATGCATTAGGAGAAAAGGCATCAGATGCTGTAACTGTAAATGATAATTCCAGTCTAAAAATATCTGAAAGTATGACAACAGGTGCAGAAAACCATGAAAAGAATCAAGTTAAGGCATCCATGGATAATACAGAAGTTCAAGAAAGACCAAAGGAACCTGTAGAAGATGAAACTGAGAATTTCTATAAAGGAGCAGAACAGTTAACATTTAGTGATGATAACAAGGACCAAGATGTTGATGTTGAAGAACTGAAAGCAGACAACCATGCAATTCAGCCCATGAGGATTGAAACCGGCTTGATTCGTAAGCCAGTGCTTCGACACCCGAAGATAGAGATGAAAGTACCAGAGAAATCGTGGGGG GATGTGTTAGTAATGGAGGGTGTAGGTTATTTGAAAACTACATTATCTGAAAATTCAGCAAGTCCCTTATCGCAAGAAAATTCTGAAGGAACAGTGAATGTGTGTGAGACTGACAATACAAGCAAAATTGAAGAAGCACAAGTTGAATCTGCAGCCTCAACAAGTAAATCAACATCAGCTGGTGAAATGCACACTGAACCAAATTCCCAAGATTCCCAAGAGACATCTCTGTCTTCCCAGGACGATGTTGTAAGCTATGAAGATTATGAACCAAAGAATGATTCCGAAagcaggaagaaaggaggaagtgaaaCAGAGATCATAGGTGTTATAGAAGCAAGCAATGACCCTAGTAATGATCAATTTGACTTAGACCTTGGAGGATCCAGCTGGAGTATGAGATGGCTGCAGAGTGAGAAAGTTCAAAAGGTGGTGACGAGCAGCAAGATGTTGAGTCGAGTCAGAAAGAAAATCCAAAAGAAGGACAAGGCTACTAAGGCAAGTGCCCCAGAAAAAGCTGAAGATTCTCAAAAGAAGCTTCCAGAGCCTCAAGTTTCAGTGATAGGAAGCATTGAAGAGTATGAACGCTTATTTGGTATGAAGGTCACAAAACCTTCAGAGGAGAGCAAGAGTGCCCCAGAGAGTAAATCTGCAGAGGGGACAGagcagaaaaatgaaaatgtggaGGAAGTCCCCAAGACCTCAAAAAAGGTACCTGCATTTGGATCTGATGATGAGGGTGAAGATAGTGAAGAGGAGGCTTTGTggtccaaaattattggaaaatag